From Corvus cornix cornix isolate S_Up_H32 chromosome 1A, ASM73873v5, whole genome shotgun sequence, a single genomic window includes:
- the LOC120411871 gene encoding proline-rich protein 2-like, whose product MVPRGWEDRGCRRPKPSGHSPRVPASAAPPRRVSGAADDRARGAGAAPLGGPVPACGASRVRRLGGCARPVLRGPGPGRAASRRLGGCARPVLRGTRPGQSRVPRLGGCARPVLRGTRPGQSRVPRLGGWPAPCSEGPGPGRAASRRLGGCARPVLRGTRPGQSRVPPARGLCPPRAPRDPARAEPRPPGSGLCPPRAPRDPARAEPRPAGSGAGPAPCSEGPGLAEAPHGLPAPSAHSRCGRRHNFAFG is encoded by the coding sequence ATGGTGCCGAGAGGATGGGAAGACCGCGGGTGCCGCCGCCCAAAGCCCTCAGGGCACTCCCCGCGGGTCCCCGCGTCCGCAGCACCGCCCCGCCGCGTCAGCGGCGCCGCGGATGACAGAGCGCGGGGCGCAGGCGCGGCGCCGCTCGGCGGCCCGGTCCCCGCCTGCGGGGCCAGCCGCGTCCGCCGGCTCGGGGGCTGTGCCCGCCCCGTGCTCCGAGGACCCGGCCCGGGCAGAGCCGCGTCCCGCCGGCTCGGGGGCTGTGCCCGCCCCGTGCTCCGAGGGACCCGGCCCGGGCAGAGCCGCGTCCCCCGGCTCGGGGGCTGTGCCCGCCCCGTGCTCCGAGGGACCCGGCCCGGGCAGAGCCGCGTCCCCCGGCTCGGGGGCTGGCCCGCCCCGTGCTCCGAGGGACCCGGCCCGGGCAGAGCCGCGTCCCGCCGGCTCGGGGGCTGTGCTCGCCCCGTGCTCCGAGGGACCCGGCCCGGGCAGAGCCGCGTCCCCCCGGCTCGGGGGCTGTGCCCGCCCCGTGCTCCGAGGGACCCGGCCCGGGCAGAGCCGCGTCCCCCCGgctcggggctgtgcccgccCCGTGCTCCGAGGGACCCGGCCCGGGCAGAGCCGCGTCCCGCCGGCTCGGGGGCTGGGCCCGCCCCGTGCTCCGAGGGACCCGGCCTTGCCGAGGCCCCTCACGGCCTCCCCGCCCCCTCCGCACACAGCCGGTGTGGCCGGCGCCATAACTTTGCATTTGGCTGA